A genomic window from Sphingobacterium spiritivorum includes:
- a CDS encoding response regulator transcription factor yields the protein MQIMQKILLAEDDPNLGELLKDYLELKGKFDVTLCQDGEEALVAFHKDQYDLCILDVMMPKKDGFSLGKDIRKTNTTVPVIYATAKGMMEDKTQAFELGGDDYITKPFRVEELLLRINALLKRSSRDKEEETADKFEIGDYFFDYTSQQISYKGQQQKLSTKEAELLRLLCLKKNDVLTREEALLKIWHDDNYFTGRSMDVFLSKLRKYLREDPSVEIVNVHGKGYKLLVS from the coding sequence ATGCAAATTATGCAAAAAATATTATTAGCGGAAGATGATCCTAATCTGGGTGAGCTTCTGAAAGACTATCTGGAACTGAAAGGTAAATTCGATGTCACACTTTGTCAGGATGGAGAAGAAGCGCTTGTCGCCTTCCATAAAGACCAGTATGATCTATGTATCCTGGATGTCATGATGCCCAAAAAAGATGGATTTTCGCTTGGAAAAGATATCCGCAAAACAAACACTACAGTGCCTGTGATATATGCTACTGCCAAAGGAATGATGGAGGATAAAACTCAGGCATTTGAATTAGGCGGAGATGATTATATTACAAAGCCATTTCGGGTAGAAGAACTTTTACTTCGCATAAATGCTCTTCTGAAAAGAAGCTCCAGAGATAAAGAAGAAGAAACTGCGGATAAGTTTGAAATCGGAGATTACTTCTTTGACTATACCAGTCAGCAGATTTCTTATAAGGGTCAACAGCAGAAACTGTCAACAAAAGAAGCAGAATTACTACGCTTACTGTGCCTGAAGAAAAATGATGTCCTTACCCGCGAAGAGGCTCTTTTAAAAATCTGGCACGATGACAATTACTTCACAGGAAGAAGCATGGATGTATTCCTGAGTAAGCTCCGCAAATACCTGCGGGAGGATCCGAGTGTAGAAATCGTCAATGTACACGGTAAAGGTTACAAGCTGCTCGTCAGCTAA
- the pyk gene encoding pyruvate kinase yields the protein MKKIQKRTKIVATLGPASADKTVLTNMIAKGVDVCRLNFSHGSQEDHLKVINTINEINNEHPFNVAILADLQGPKIRIGKMKEGGAILINGSEVEITTQELIGDEKRIYITYENFPNDVKEDEIILLDDGKLQLRVISTNHKDTVFCQVVHGGVLTSRKGVNLPNTKVSIPSLTEEDLDNLNFALDHGADWIAMSFVRSAEDIYQCKKIIKEKGSHARVIAKIEKPEAIENIDAIIEATDGIMVARGDLGVEMPMEEVPGLQKIIVQKCRDLSKPVIIATQMLESMITTPRPTRAEVNDVANSVLDGADAVMLSGETSVGEFPEIVIETMAKIIVHVEQTSYNYYSDKSDQHTDLTKIPDAICGSSIYLAEKTKASAIAVMTSSGYTAFEISSYRPDADIYIFTGNKNLLRSLSLVWGVRAFVYEKFESTDGTIQDVNKLLTEKNLVSPGQIVINTSSTPLREKGRTNTIRVSEVK from the coding sequence ATGAAGAAAATTCAAAAACGGACCAAAATTGTGGCAACACTTGGGCCGGCATCAGCAGATAAAACTGTCTTGACAAATATGATTGCCAAAGGTGTTGATGTATGTCGCCTTAACTTCTCCCACGGAAGCCAGGAAGATCACCTGAAAGTGATCAACACAATCAACGAAATCAACAATGAACATCCCTTTAACGTAGCTATTCTTGCCGATCTTCAAGGACCCAAAATCCGTATCGGTAAAATGAAAGAGGGAGGCGCTATCTTAATCAACGGTTCTGAGGTAGAAATCACTACTCAGGAACTGATCGGTGACGAGAAACGTATCTACATCACATATGAAAACTTCCCTAATGATGTTAAGGAAGATGAGATTATCTTATTGGATGACGGTAAATTACAATTGAGAGTAATCTCTACCAACCATAAAGATACTGTATTCTGCCAGGTTGTTCACGGAGGTGTATTGACCTCCCGAAAAGGTGTCAATCTTCCAAATACAAAAGTATCAATCCCTTCACTGACAGAAGAAGATCTGGACAACCTGAACTTTGCTCTTGATCATGGTGCAGACTGGATCGCTATGTCTTTTGTACGTTCGGCAGAAGACATCTACCAGTGTAAAAAGATCATCAAAGAAAAAGGAAGTCATGCGCGTGTAATTGCGAAAATCGAGAAACCTGAAGCGATCGAAAATATCGATGCGATCATCGAAGCGACAGACGGGATCATGGTTGCACGTGGTGATTTGGGTGTTGAGATGCCAATGGAAGAAGTTCCGGGATTGCAAAAAATCATCGTTCAAAAATGTCGTGACCTTTCCAAACCGGTTATCATTGCTACACAGATGCTGGAAAGTATGATTACTACTCCTCGTCCAACACGTGCAGAGGTCAACGATGTGGCCAATTCTGTATTGGATGGTGCAGATGCTGTAATGCTTAGCGGTGAGACTTCCGTAGGAGAATTCCCGGAAATCGTTATCGAAACAATGGCTAAAATCATTGTGCATGTAGAACAGACATCATACAACTACTACAGTGACAAGAGTGATCAACATACAGATCTGACAAAGATCCCTGATGCGATCTGTGGTTCATCGATATACCTGGCTGAAAAAACAAAAGCTTCAGCTATCGCCGTGATGACATCTTCAGGTTATACTGCATTTGAAATCTCAAGCTACAGACCGGATGCAGATATTTACATTTTCACAGGAAATAAAAACCTGCTGAGATCATTAAGTCTGGTTTGGGGTGTACGTGCATTTGTATATGAAAAATTTGAAAGTACTGACGGTACAATTCAGGATGTAAACAAGTTGCTTACAGAAAAGAATCTGGTATCTCCGGGACAGATCGTAATCAACACATCTTCAACACCGCTCCGCGAAAAAGGAAGAACAAATACAATCCGGGTATCCGAAGTAAAATAA
- a CDS encoding TraB/GumN family protein: MKRNNMKNLVAFIAVVCFLINSAFAQTSSVKEKSLLWKIEGKDLKAPSYLFGTVHMLARKNFEMSAKATDAMDKTSRVYLEINMAAPNLAEESQKYMMSHKTISSQIKPEEIALVDEVLGKKLGLTLAQVDKVKPMFLIAMIMQKSFTEPMASFEEEIIKHTKQQGKTIEGLSSIEEQYSFADKIFETSDFPSYLKSMDEFDIQSILSHIYQLYKDENIAGMDELLLKYTSSNPETYRQLLPVRNRLWADRMPALMNETPTFFAIGSAHLSGEEGVINLLRQKGYTVTPVYN; this comes from the coding sequence ATGAAAAGAAATAATATGAAAAATCTGGTTGCCTTTATTGCAGTTGTCTGTTTTTTGATTAACTCTGCTTTTGCACAGACATCATCTGTAAAGGAGAAGTCATTGCTGTGGAAAATAGAAGGAAAAGATCTGAAAGCACCATCTTATCTGTTCGGTACAGTACATATGCTGGCCAGAAAGAATTTTGAAATGTCAGCGAAAGCTACTGATGCTATGGATAAGACGTCAAGAGTGTATCTGGAAATCAACATGGCGGCGCCAAATCTTGCAGAAGAATCTCAAAAATACATGATGAGTCATAAGACAATATCTTCACAGATCAAGCCGGAAGAAATAGCCCTGGTAGATGAAGTCTTAGGGAAAAAACTCGGTCTTACTTTGGCTCAGGTGGATAAAGTAAAACCTATGTTTTTGATCGCAATGATTATGCAAAAATCCTTCACGGAACCTATGGCTTCGTTTGAAGAAGAAATTATTAAACATACAAAGCAGCAAGGCAAAACAATAGAAGGCCTTTCGAGTATTGAAGAACAATATTCTTTTGCAGATAAGATCTTTGAAACATCCGATTTCCCTTCCTATCTGAAGTCTATGGATGAATTTGATATTCAAAGTATTCTATCTCATATATATCAACTTTATAAGGACGAAAATATTGCAGGTATGGATGAGCTGTTATTAAAATATACTTCATCTAATCCGGAAACGTACCGACAATTGTTACCGGTTCGTAATCGCCTGTGGGCAGATCGTATGCCTGCATTAATGAACGAGACTCCGACTTTCTTTGCTATAGGCTCCGCACACCTGTCCGGTGAAGAAGGCGTGATCAATCTTTTGCGTCAGAAAGGATACACAGTTACACCGGTCTATAATTAA
- a CDS encoding tetratricopeptide repeat protein produces the protein MKAIDKYLSQALDNYPYSLTETIESLEYALSYDETNTTALCLTGRLYAEQLMNYEEAKKYFQEALTYNLYALEIYPHFAQTLIWNDDFEEAQKLIDFALTIKGINKTEILLKQVQLLEKQMKVKKALRLTKDLYFTNCYSSYDQEIKNAETRLEDKLKRDKKKKK, from the coding sequence ATGAAAGCAATTGATAAATATTTGTCTCAGGCACTGGACAATTACCCTTATTCGCTGACAGAGACAATAGAATCTCTGGAGTATGCCTTGTCTTATGATGAGACCAATACAACAGCGCTGTGTCTGACGGGTCGGCTATACGCAGAACAGCTGATGAATTATGAGGAAGCGAAGAAATATTTTCAGGAAGCACTGACCTACAATCTTTATGCACTGGAGATATATCCTCATTTTGCACAGACACTTATATGGAATGATGATTTTGAAGAAGCACAAAAGTTAATAGATTTTGCATTAACCATAAAAGGAATTAATAAGACGGAAATACTGCTGAAGCAGGTACAATTGTTAGAAAAGCAGATGAAGGTAAAGAAGGCGCTCAGATTGACAAAAGATTTGTACTTCACAAATTGTTATTCTTCTTATGATCAGGAAATCAAAAACGCAGAAACGAGATTAGAAGATAAACTGAAAAGGGATAAAAAAAAGAAAAAGTAA
- a CDS encoding phosphatase PAP2 family protein: protein MTLMRTVITFLILLICSGQSLPAQQDTTKQYSDTLQNTTLKKSFWRQIPYKEIAMPAGLLTYGIISRESHFLIHQDNDINNVLRKNIDEKFTIDDFSQYTPLLSIYVLDLAGIKARHNLKERLFVSGVSYAIMATTVYTIKSTGNVWRPDNSANNSFPSGHAATAFAGAELLWQEYKDQSIWYGIAGYTVAAGTGFFRMYNNKHWFSDVVMGAGIGMLSTKIGYWLLPLVDKHLQHNPSSSVTVVTPFYNGKQTGLSASVQF from the coding sequence ATGACATTAATGCGCACTGTCATTACTTTTCTTATCCTGCTAATATGTTCTGGCCAATCGCTGCCAGCACAACAAGACACAACCAAACAATACAGCGATACCCTGCAAAATACGACTCTCAAAAAAAGCTTTTGGAGACAAATCCCTTACAAGGAAATTGCGATGCCTGCAGGATTACTGACCTATGGTATTATTTCAAGGGAAAGCCATTTCCTTATTCATCAGGACAATGATATCAACAATGTATTGCGAAAAAATATAGACGAAAAATTTACCATAGATGATTTTAGCCAGTACACACCGTTACTTAGTATTTATGTGTTGGATCTGGCAGGCATAAAAGCCCGGCATAACCTCAAAGAGCGGCTGTTTGTTTCAGGTGTATCTTATGCCATTATGGCCACAACTGTATATACCATCAAAAGTACAGGCAATGTCTGGCGTCCGGACAACTCTGCGAATAATTCTTTTCCTTCCGGACATGCTGCTACAGCATTTGCCGGAGCAGAATTATTATGGCAGGAGTATAAAGACCAGTCTATCTGGTATGGAATTGCAGGGTATACAGTAGCAGCCGGAACCGGATTTTTCAGAATGTACAATAATAAACATTGGTTTTCGGACGTAGTCATGGGAGCAGGTATCGGCATGCTCAGTACCAAGATAGGATACTGGTTACTCCCTCTTGTGGACAAGCACCTGCAGCATAATCCCTCTTCTTCTGTTACAGTCGTCACACCTTTTTATAATGGAAAACAAACCGGACTGTCTGCAAGCGTCCAATTCTGA
- a CDS encoding IPExxxVDY family protein: MNKITVFKLEMDMEEELDFVLLGISSPLRDYRLCHFINKTTGLQFVYGKESNIDHKGNMKEGGKEEYEYHIIQEKSKGKKPALKHHFAIYRYCDIDYEYEYYLINNRSQEGGLLIPEIANFDFFLVIKNFIHEEDLRLLIQNLNRINDVIMVKEIMPKILKSKENLIF; encoded by the coding sequence TTGAATAAAATAACTGTATTTAAATTGGAAATGGACATGGAAGAAGAACTGGATTTTGTTCTTCTGGGTATTAGCTCCCCTTTACGGGACTACAGATTATGTCATTTTATCAACAAAACTACAGGCCTCCAGTTTGTATATGGTAAAGAAAGTAATATTGACCACAAGGGGAATATGAAAGAAGGGGGAAAAGAAGAGTATGAATACCACATCATACAGGAAAAAAGTAAAGGCAAAAAGCCCGCTTTGAAACATCATTTTGCCATCTACAGATATTGCGATATCGACTATGAATACGAGTATTATCTTATTAATAACAGAAGCCAGGAAGGCGGTTTATTAATACCTGAAATAGCAAATTTTGACTTTTTTCTGGTCATCAAAAACTTTATACATGAAGAAGATTTACGCCTCCTTATTCAGAATCTGAATCGCATAAATGATGTCATAATGGTAAAAGAAATAATGCCTAAAATATTGAAATCTAAAGAAAATCTCATATTTTAG
- the fabF gene encoding beta-ketoacyl-ACP synthase II: MELKRVVVTGLGALTPLGNTVPEYWEGLINGVSGAAPITRFDASKFKTQFACEVKDFDPHDFMDRKEARKVDPFVQYAMASTEEAIKDAALDFEKLDTNRIGVIWGSGIGGLKTFLDEVSNFATGDGTPRFNPFFIPKMIVDIAPGHISMRYGLRGPNFSCVSACASSTNAMIDAFNYIRTGLCDIIVSGGSEAIINEAGIGGFNALHALSTRNDDPKTASRPFDKDRDGFVAGEGSGTIILESLEHALARGAKIYAEIVGGGMSADANHITAPHPEGLGAKLVMSNALRDARMDGHEIDYINVHGTSTPLGDISETKAIKELFGDHAYELNISSTKSMTGHLLGAAGAIESIASILAVQNDIVPPTINHFNDDPELDNKLNFTFNTAQKRVVNAAMSNTFGFGGHNASVIFKKYQP, from the coding sequence ATGGAGCTTAAAAGAGTAGTAGTAACAGGGTTAGGCGCTCTTACACCACTTGGCAATACTGTCCCGGAATACTGGGAAGGATTGATAAATGGTGTAAGCGGTGCTGCTCCTATTACAAGATTTGATGCATCAAAATTTAAAACCCAATTTGCGTGCGAAGTAAAAGATTTCGATCCGCATGATTTCATGGATCGTAAAGAAGCACGGAAGGTAGATCCTTTTGTTCAATACGCCATGGCATCTACGGAAGAAGCTATAAAAGATGCAGCATTGGATTTTGAAAAACTTGACACTAATCGGATAGGAGTCATCTGGGGTTCGGGGATTGGTGGATTAAAAACGTTTTTGGACGAAGTTTCGAACTTCGCCACAGGAGATGGAACACCTCGTTTCAATCCTTTCTTTATTCCGAAAATGATCGTGGACATTGCTCCGGGTCATATCTCGATGCGTTATGGATTACGCGGACCAAACTTTTCGTGTGTGTCTGCATGTGCATCTTCCACTAATGCAATGATCGACGCATTCAATTACATTCGTACCGGTCTGTGTGATATTATCGTTTCCGGTGGCTCTGAAGCCATTATCAATGAAGCGGGCATAGGCGGATTCAATGCATTACATGCATTGTCTACCCGTAATGACGATCCCAAGACAGCATCCCGTCCTTTTGATAAGGACCGTGATGGATTTGTCGCAGGTGAAGGTTCGGGCACGATTATACTGGAAAGTCTGGAACATGCATTGGCACGTGGAGCAAAAATTTATGCTGAAATTGTAGGAGGAGGAATGAGTGCAGATGCAAATCATATCACCGCACCACACCCGGAAGGGTTAGGCGCAAAACTGGTGATGTCAAATGCTTTGCGTGATGCCCGGATGGATGGACATGAAATTGATTATATCAATGTGCATGGTACGTCTACACCTCTTGGAGATATAAGTGAAACAAAAGCTATTAAAGAATTATTTGGGGATCACGCTTATGAATTAAACATTAGCTCGACCAAATCGATGACAGGACACCTTTTAGGTGCTGCCGGTGCGATTGAGTCTATTGCTTCGATCCTGGCTGTCCAGAATGATATAGTACCTCCAACAATCAACCACTTTAACGACGATCCTGAACTGGATAATAAATTGAATTTTACATTCAATACGGCGCAAAAACGTGTGGTAAATGCAGCAATGAGTAATACTTTTGGGTTTGGCGGGCACAATGCTTCCGTTATTTTCAAAAAGTATCAGCCCTAA
- a CDS encoding sensor histidine kinase: protein MKQRSITVIIGLMSIALLGVMAMQYFFIRDSFRQKSQLFDESVNASLATVASKIEKHEVMAFAKTQQRNNQVKYEREQKRLEDQINIQKQIEALRLQQYEVQQKFKDAEDVLKMSYPIIVPLENWFYETYIRRKKYNYLVKLLISQGVYEDNSIGNSIEVYAVGDKIARIAAKDDSCRYLAFLNPYELNSLDFTIKTLPPKADMKIALRIHALENKLKLSQLDDASNLYDSIAVIGGKKNDVIEDFAASMELSKRPLKSRIDVSFLKKELTRELSNRDINSKFNIEVKENNSILYNINTLGELDKPQKHNSYSTLLFQGDVGNAPGKLTITFTDKRNIIMDNMGYLFFPMGALLVLLIGCFAYTLTTIFRQKKISEMKTDFINNMTHEFKTPVATIMIASESLRDPEIIADERRVNRLANIIYDENVRLGDHIERVLNIARLEKENLKIDRMDVRINDLTNAVLDSMQLQIQKSKGTLETFLEAKDDVVIGDELHLSNVLFNLVDNAIKYSKDSPHITVRTHNHKNTIVISVSDKGIGMTRDQQQKIFDQFYRIPTGNIHNVKGFGLGLSYVNDIIKRLDGKIQVKSEKDKGTNFDITLPLKGHKL, encoded by the coding sequence ATGAAACAAAGAAGTATTACTGTCATTATCGGATTAATGTCTATTGCTCTGCTCGGAGTAATGGCTATGCAATACTTTTTTATACGCGATTCTTTCCGTCAGAAATCACAACTCTTCGATGAATCGGTCAATGCTTCTCTGGCGACAGTTGCCTCTAAAATAGAGAAACACGAGGTTATGGCTTTTGCCAAAACCCAGCAAAGAAATAACCAGGTTAAGTATGAGCGTGAACAAAAACGCCTGGAAGACCAGATCAATATTCAGAAGCAGATCGAAGCCCTTCGACTTCAGCAGTATGAAGTCCAGCAAAAGTTTAAAGATGCAGAAGATGTGCTCAAAATGAGCTATCCGATCATAGTACCTCTGGAAAACTGGTTTTATGAAACGTATATCCGGCGCAAAAAATACAATTATCTGGTCAAGCTTCTGATTTCGCAAGGTGTATATGAGGACAATTCTATTGGCAACTCCATCGAGGTATATGCAGTGGGTGATAAAATCGCGCGTATTGCAGCAAAAGACGATAGCTGCCGATACCTTGCTTTCTTGAACCCGTATGAATTAAACTCACTGGATTTTACGATCAAGACATTACCCCCAAAAGCAGATATGAAGATTGCACTTCGTATACATGCCTTAGAGAATAAACTCAAACTGTCTCAACTTGATGATGCCAGCAATCTCTATGACTCTATCGCCGTAATCGGCGGTAAGAAAAATGATGTAATTGAAGATTTTGCTGCCAGTATGGAGCTTTCCAAACGTCCGTTAAAGAGTCGTATCGATGTTAGTTTCCTCAAGAAAGAGCTTACACGGGAACTTTCCAACAGGGATATTAACTCTAAATTCAATATTGAAGTCAAAGAGAATAATAGTATTCTGTACAATATTAATACACTTGGTGAACTGGATAAACCTCAGAAGCACAACAGCTACTCTACGCTGCTGTTTCAGGGAGATGTCGGAAATGCACCCGGCAAACTGACCATTACCTTTACGGACAAGCGTAATATTATCATGGACAATATGGGATACCTCTTCTTTCCGATGGGAGCCTTACTTGTGTTACTGATCGGTTGCTTTGCCTATACACTGACCACGATCTTCCGTCAAAAGAAAATCTCAGAGATGAAGACCGACTTTATCAACAATATGACCCATGAGTTCAAAACTCCTGTAGCGACCATCATGATTGCGAGTGAGTCTCTCCGGGATCCGGAAATAATTGCAGACGAAAGAAGAGTAAATCGCCTGGCCAATATTATTTACGATGAGAATGTCCGATTGGGAGATCATATTGAAAGGGTACTCAATATCGCCAGACTGGAAAAAGAGAATCTGAAAATAGACCGCATGGATGTCCGGATCAATGACCTGACCAATGCGGTACTGGACAGCATGCAGCTGCAGATTCAAAAATCCAAAGGCACACTGGAAACTTTTCTGGAGGCAAAGGATGATGTCGTGATCGGTGACGAATTACACCTCTCCAATGTACTGTTTAATCTGGTCGACAATGCCATCAAATACAGTAAAGACAGTCCGCATATTACCGTCAGAACCCACAACCATAAAAATACGATAGTGATATCCGTCAGTGACAAGGGAATCGGTATGACGCGCGACCAGCAGCAGAAGATCTTTGATCAGTTTTACCGGATTCCTACAGGTAATATTCACAATGTAAAAGGGTTTGGTCTCGGACTGAGTTATGTAAATGATATTATCAAACGTCTGGACGGTAAGATACAGGTGAAAAGTGAAAAGGATAAGGGCACAAATTTTGATATTACATTGCCACTGAAAGGGCACAAATTATAA
- a CDS encoding acyl carrier protein, protein MLTFAAPKNQKDLIIGEIYFSLHRFIKQLNYKIMSDIASRVKAIIVEKLGVDENEVTPEASFTNDLGADSLDTVELIMEFEKEFNVAIPDDQAENIGTVGQAIAYLEKNVN, encoded by the coding sequence ATGCTTACTTTTGCTGCGCCAAAAAATCAAAAAGATTTGATAATTGGTGAAATTTATTTTTCTTTGCACAGATTTATTAAACAATTAAACTATAAAATCATGTCAGATATCGCTTCAAGAGTAAAAGCAATTATCGTTGAAAAATTAGGTGTTGACGAAAACGAAGTAACGCCAGAAGCTTCATTCACTAATGATTTAGGTGCTGATTCACTTGACACAGTCGAGTTGATCATGGAGTTTGAAAAAGAATTCAACGTAGCTATTCCTGATGATCAAGCTGAGAACATCGGTACAGTAGGTCAAGCAATCGCTTATTTAGAAAAAAACGTTAACTAA
- the metE gene encoding 5-methyltetrahydropteroyltriglutamate--homocysteine S-methyltransferase: MLLTNNLGYPRVGAFRELKKANEAYWAKKISAEELLDAAKQIREGNWKTQKDAGIDLIPSNDFSFYDQVLDLSLTVGAIPARYNSLLNKIDRNYNLDLYFAMARGFQQEGVDVTAMEMTKWFDTNYHYIVPEFTKNQEFKLTSEKFLNEYNEAKASGIETKPVLIGPITYLLLGKEKEAGFDRIDLIENLIPVYEQILGKLAEAGAQYVQIDEPFLALDINSKTRALYQTVFEKLSAAAKGIKLIVATYFEALRDNEETALNLPVHALHLDLVRGENQLDTVLAKVPASLTLSLGVVEGRNIWKNDYEKSLGQIKKAVDALGKDRVWVAPSSSLLHVPFDLDNEDNEESLPKEVKNWLAFAKQKLAEVKDLAILAEGEVDAKTAERFEANKAAAESRRTSPLIHKPEVKERTANITDDDATRTSPFANRKAAQQAKFNLPSFATTTIGSFPQTKDVRKWRADLKKGSITQEQYDKEIAEETERTIRLQEQLDIDVLVHGEFERNDMVEYFGEQLAGYAFTKNGWVQSYGSRCVKPPVIYGDVYRPADMTVRWSAYAQSLTNRPVKGMLTGPVTILQWSFVRNDQPRSTTTYQIALAILDEVQALEKSGIKIIQIDEPAIREGLPLRKADQQDYLNWAVRAFRVSSSNVDDDTQIHTHMCYSEFNDIIEDIAAMDADVITIETSRSQMELLDAFAGDFKYPNDIGPGVYDIHSPRVPSTDEMVNLLRKAKAVVPAEQLWVNPDCGLKTRAWPETKAALESMVEAAKILRAE; the protein is encoded by the coding sequence ATGTTATTAACTAACAATTTAGGCTACCCTCGTGTGGGCGCATTCCGCGAATTGAAAAAAGCCAATGAAGCCTATTGGGCAAAAAAGATTAGTGCTGAGGAATTATTAGATGCAGCAAAACAAATCCGTGAAGGAAACTGGAAAACTCAAAAAGATGCGGGTATAGACCTTATTCCTTCCAATGATTTCTCTTTCTATGACCAAGTGTTAGACCTATCTTTGACAGTAGGTGCTATTCCTGCGCGTTACAATTCTTTATTGAATAAAATCGATCGTAACTACAATCTGGATCTTTATTTTGCAATGGCACGTGGCTTCCAGCAGGAAGGTGTCGATGTAACGGCAATGGAGATGACCAAATGGTTTGATACCAACTACCACTATATCGTTCCGGAATTTACAAAGAATCAGGAATTCAAATTGACTTCTGAAAAATTCTTAAACGAATACAATGAAGCAAAAGCATCAGGTATCGAGACCAAACCGGTACTGATCGGCCCTATCACTTACCTGTTATTAGGAAAAGAGAAAGAAGCAGGATTTGACCGTATCGACCTTATCGAAAACCTGATCCCTGTATACGAACAGATTCTTGGCAAACTTGCAGAAGCAGGTGCACAATATGTACAGATTGATGAGCCTTTCCTTGCTTTAGATATCAATAGCAAAACACGCGCTTTATATCAGACGGTATTTGAAAAACTATCCGCAGCAGCTAAAGGTATCAAACTTATTGTAGCGACTTATTTTGAAGCGCTTCGTGATAATGAGGAAACTGCTTTAAATCTTCCTGTACATGCTCTACACTTAGATCTGGTACGCGGAGAAAATCAACTGGATACTGTTTTAGCAAAAGTTCCCGCTTCTTTAACACTTTCATTAGGTGTTGTGGAAGGCCGTAATATCTGGAAAAATGATTATGAAAAATCATTAGGTCAGATCAAAAAAGCTGTTGATGCATTAGGTAAAGACCGTGTATGGGTTGCTCCTTCCAGCTCATTGCTACATGTGCCGTTTGATTTGGATAATGAAGACAACGAAGAGTCTTTACCAAAAGAAGTTAAAAACTGGTTAGCATTTGCTAAACAAAAATTAGCAGAAGTAAAAGACCTTGCTATTCTTGCTGAAGGTGAAGTGGATGCGAAAACAGCTGAACGCTTTGAAGCAAATAAAGCTGCTGCTGAAAGCCGCCGTACTTCTCCCCTTATCCATAAACCGGAAGTAAAAGAACGTACTGCAAACATTACAGATGATGATGCAACCCGTACTTCACCATTTGCAAACCGTAAAGCTGCACAACAGGCTAAATTTAACTTACCTTCATTTGCAACAACTACCATCGGTTCGTTCCCGCAAACGAAAGATGTCCGTAAATGGAGAGCAGACCTGAAAAAAGGAAGTATCACGCAAGAACAATATGACAAAGAAATCGCTGAAGAGACAGAACGTACTATCCGTCTTCAGGAGCAATTAGATATCGATGTACTGGTACACGGAGAATTCGAGCGTAATGACATGGTTGAATACTTCGGTGAGCAATTGGCCGGATATGCATTCACTAAAAACGGATGGGTTCAGTCTTACGGTTCACGTTGTGTGAAACCTCCGGTTATCTACGGTGACGTATACCGTCCTGCAGATATGACTGTACGCTGGTCTGCATATGCACAATCTCTGACCAACCGTCCTGTAAAAGGAATGTTGACTGGTCCTGTTACGATCTTACAATGGTCATTTGTCCGTAATGATCAACCACGCTCGACTACGACATACCAAATTGCATTAGCGATCCTGGATGAAGTACAGGCATTGGAAAAATCTGGAATCAAAATTATTCAGATCGACGAACCGGCTATCCGCGAAGGATTACCATTGCGTAAAGCTGATCAACAGGATTACCTGAACTGGGCTGTACGTGCATTCCGCGTTTCTTCATCTAATGTAGACGATGATACACAGATTCACACCCACATGTGCTACTCTGAATTCAATGACATTATTGAGGATATTGCAGCTATGGATGCTGACGTAATCACCATCGAAACATCACGTTCTCAAATGGAATTACTGGATGCTTTCGCAGGTGATTTCAAATACCCTAACGATATCGGACCGGGTGTATACGACATCCACTCTCCTCGTGTACCAAGTACAGATGAGATGGTCAACTTATTACGCAAAGCTAAGGCTGTAGTTCCTGCAGAACAACTTTGGGTAAACCCTGACTGTGGATTGAAAACCCGTGCATGGCCGGAAACTAAAGCAGCTTTGGAATCTATGGTTGAAGCCGCTAAAATCCTTAGAGCTGAATAA